One window of the Megalops cyprinoides isolate fMegCyp1 chromosome 2, fMegCyp1.pri, whole genome shotgun sequence genome contains the following:
- the LOC118773792 gene encoding uncharacterized protein LOC118773792 produces the protein MVKFSTTLLDIARLQQDSVFIGFIPPDLHCIVRSTRDHHQPRDSLPAPHSGEVGDPRRPPRRRRRKRGKRGGLHARLKARASRPQLPSLLLANVRSLENKLDELRARITTQREIRDCCALIVTETWLSAKVPESAVQLQTHSVHRGDHTDPSGKVKGGGVCVYINNLWCGDVQTIHKHCSPHVEMLLLKCRPYYLPREFSAVFLAAVYIPPRANSSAALGKLHEAISALETAHPDAVFIVAGDFNHCNLRTVLPKYFQHVKIPTQDQNTLDHVYSNIREAYKAAPCPHFGLSDHISLFLYPAYRQRLKLN, from the exons ATGGTGAAGTTCAGCACT ACACTGTTGGACATCGCCAGGCTGCAGCAGGATTCTGTATTTATCGGTTTTATACCTCCGGACCTGCATTGCATTGTTCGCTCCACACGAGACCACCACCAACCCCGAGACAGCTTACCGGCACCGCACTCAGGTGAAGTTGGCGACCCGAGGAGACCCCCGCGAAGGCGGAGACGCAAGAGGGGCAAGAGGGGGGGACTACATGCCAGGCTTAAAGCTCGTGCTAGCCGACCACAGCTACCCAGCCTCCTGCTAGCTAACGTGCGATCGCTGGAGAACAAACTTGACGAACTGAGAGCCAGGATCACAACACAACGGGAAATCAGAGACTGCTGCGCTCTAATTGTCACGGAGACCTGGCTGTCAGCCAAAGTACCAGAATCTGCCGTGCAGCTACAGACGCACTCTGTTCACCGAGGAGACCACACTGACCCCTCCGGTAAGGTTAAAGGAGGTggcgtgtgtgtatacataaaCAACTTGTGGTGTGGAGATGTACAAACTATCCACAAACACTGTTCGCCACACGTAGAGATGCTGTTGTTGAAATGCCGACCCTACTATCTACCGAGGgaattcagtgctgtgtttttggccGCCGTTTACATCCCTCCGCGAGCTAACTCATCAGCAGCACTCGGTAAACTCCATGAAGCTATCAGCGCGCTGGAAACAGCTCACCCTGATGCTGTTTTCATCGTCGCAGGAGACTTCAACCACTGCAATCTACGGACTGTGCTTCCAAAATATTTCCAACACGTAAAGATTCCCACACAAGATCAGAACACGTTGGATCATGTTTACAGCAACATTCGTGAGGCATACAAAgctgccccctgcccccacttTGGACTCTCAGACCACATCTCCCTGTTCTTGTACCCGGCTTACAGACAAAGACtcaaactaaactaa